Proteins co-encoded in one Thermosinus carboxydivorans Nor1 genomic window:
- a CDS encoding metal-dependent hydrolase, whose amino-acid sequence MDTLSHALIGMAVAGLSGHPLSPSDPVYIAAVLGAQAPDLDIIAGLRGGMAYLRQHRAMSHSVPGVTVWSALIAAGLYFFMPGVSFTTVCGWAFAGGLSHILVDYFNTHGAAVLWPVRKERKSCHLLNVFDPILILLMLSLYAYPVPMRHVALATFTLLFSYLGLRLALRYRAAKWLTAYFAGHMVIRITIMPSLRRILFWDFVIETTDRYFVGQVGALYPVLAVRAELSKQRFPKQPLRRKIPFSVSFFRPLLHSGMWRKNRTKTVKPFIFMTCVTFAVRNSAIAPPYTLMMRTFLALPIFTRMAVNFAFRVNARKKASSKADTISCRNYLHRRFFFSIIIPPPRGGVWT is encoded by the coding sequence ATGGACACTTTGTCACACGCACTTATTGGCATGGCGGTCGCGGGCCTGTCTGGTCACCCTCTATCGCCCAGTGACCCTGTTTATATTGCCGCAGTCCTTGGCGCACAAGCACCAGACTTGGATATTATCGCCGGCCTCCGCGGCGGCATGGCTTATCTCCGACAACATCGCGCCATGTCGCACTCCGTACCGGGCGTGACCGTTTGGTCGGCGCTAATTGCCGCCGGCCTTTATTTTTTTATGCCCGGCGTATCTTTTACCACTGTCTGCGGTTGGGCATTTGCCGGCGGCCTTTCCCATATTCTGGTCGACTATTTTAATACCCACGGCGCCGCCGTTCTTTGGCCGGTGCGCAAGGAGCGCAAAAGCTGCCACCTGCTTAACGTCTTTGATCCAATTCTTATCCTGCTAATGCTTAGCCTGTATGCTTATCCCGTACCGATGCGCCATGTGGCACTGGCGACGTTTACCCTTTTATTTTCTTATCTGGGTCTGCGTCTGGCCTTGCGCTACCGGGCAGCAAAATGGCTAACCGCCTATTTTGCCGGTCATATGGTTATACGGATTACCATTATGCCATCCCTACGGCGAATCTTGTTTTGGGACTTTGTAATTGAAACAACTGATCGTTATTTTGTGGGTCAAGTTGGCGCCCTCTATCCGGTACTTGCCGTGCGGGCCGAATTATCCAAACAAAGATTTCCGAAACAGCCGCTACGGCGCAAAATACCTTTCTCGGTCAGTTTTTTCAGACCTTTACTCCATTCAGGCATGTGGAGGAAGAACAGAACGAAAACGGTAAAGCCGTTCATATTTATGACTTGCGTTACTTTTGCGGTGAGGAATTCCGCCATCGCGCCACCATATACTTTGATGATGCGAACATTCCTCGCGCTGCCTATATTCACTCGTATGGCCGTAAATTTCGCGTTCCGTGTTAACGCCCGTAAAAAAGCAAGCTCAAAAGCAGATACTATCTCCTGTCGCAACTACTTGCACAGGAGGTTTTTTTTTAGTATAATAATACCGCCCCCCAGGGGAGGGGTTTGGACTTAG
- a CDS encoding TerC family protein produces the protein MELLAALGSITFINLILSGDNAVIIALASRNLPPAQRKKAVIWGSAGAVILRIVLTLVAALLLKIPYVQFAGGLALLYIAINLLAEDKKEVSCQEASSFMEAVKIILFADLIMSLDNVLAIAGIADGNMMLLIFGLAMSIPLVVFGSQMLMTLMDRFPIIIYVGAGILGWTAAKMIVADQALGAMLQPYALMVEIGLTALVIAVGHWRKTRGHKEAITGSETTSFPGDTEK, from the coding sequence ATGGAACTATTGGCAGCGTTAGGTAGTATTACGTTTATCAACCTGATACTAAGCGGTGATAACGCGGTCATCATAGCTCTGGCTAGTAGAAACTTACCCCCAGCACAACGCAAAAAGGCCGTTATTTGGGGTAGCGCCGGAGCAGTTATCTTGAGAATTGTCCTGACCTTGGTTGCAGCTTTGCTGCTCAAAATACCTTATGTGCAGTTTGCAGGCGGTTTGGCATTATTATATATTGCGATTAACCTGCTGGCCGAAGATAAAAAGGAGGTTTCCTGTCAGGAAGCTTCCAGTTTTATGGAAGCAGTGAAAATCATTTTGTTTGCCGACTTAATTATGAGCCTGGACAATGTGTTGGCTATCGCCGGCATTGCCGACGGCAATATGATGCTGCTGATCTTCGGCCTGGCCATGAGCATTCCGCTCGTGGTATTCGGCAGTCAAATGTTAATGACTCTTATGGACCGGTTTCCGATTATTATCTATGTCGGCGCCGGTATTTTAGGCTGGACGGCGGCGAAAATGATTGTAGCCGACCAAGCGCTGGGAGCGATGCTTCAGCCCTATGCTTTGATGGTCGAAATCGGCCTGACGGCACTGGTTATCGCTGTTGGCCATTGGCGTAAGACCCGTGGTCACAAGGAAGCTATTACGGGCTCGGAGACGACCTCTTTCCCCGGAGATACGGAAAAATAA
- a CDS encoding (Fe-S)-binding protein translates to MAETDAKQVLAQISDALANCMKCGNCMEVCPVYKELKTETGVARGKLALLEAVNNGQLGFTDRFAKLMTVCTSCKSCAMKCPCGVKADELIVRGREAAVKARGQHPVKKAVFTFLQNRALFDLGMRMAGIFGPLAFKKLPGRLATIARFPMPGLDRKRITAPIAATPLRSQYPETVKVAKPKLRVGFFTGCVVNYIYTDIGQSVINVLKANDVEVVLPRLQHCCGIPVYMNGEPDLARVFAKHNIETFEGYNLDYIVTPCATCTEAWKLEYPELFPADPDMKTKAEKLAKKTYEISEFLVDVVKFRRDNLGEVKATVTMHDPCHMARGIKVTSQPREVLKAIPGLTFVEMKEPARCCGAGGSFSLAHYELSRKINDRKVADIAATDADLVATSCGLCRMHIIDGLVQNNLRQDAVHTVQLLDKAYQAGQKG, encoded by the coding sequence ATGGCCGAAACGGACGCCAAACAAGTATTGGCTCAAATCAGCGATGCCCTGGCCAATTGCATGAAATGCGGCAACTGCATGGAAGTATGCCCGGTTTATAAAGAACTCAAAACCGAGACCGGCGTCGCCCGCGGTAAACTGGCGCTGCTGGAAGCGGTAAATAACGGCCAGCTTGGCTTTACCGACCGGTTCGCCAAGCTGATGACGGTCTGCACCTCGTGCAAGTCCTGCGCCATGAAATGTCCCTGCGGCGTAAAAGCCGACGAACTCATTGTGCGGGGCCGGGAAGCCGCTGTCAAGGCCCGCGGCCAGCACCCTGTGAAAAAAGCGGTTTTTACTTTCCTCCAAAATCGCGCCCTCTTTGATTTGGGTATGCGAATGGCCGGCATCTTCGGACCCCTGGCCTTCAAAAAACTGCCCGGACGGCTGGCGACTATCGCTCGCTTCCCCATGCCCGGCCTCGACCGCAAGCGCATTACCGCCCCTATCGCTGCCACTCCGCTGCGCAGCCAGTATCCCGAGACCGTAAAAGTCGCCAAACCCAAGCTGCGAGTTGGCTTTTTCACCGGTTGTGTAGTCAACTATATTTATACCGACATTGGCCAGTCGGTCATTAATGTCCTGAAAGCCAACGATGTGGAAGTGGTATTGCCAAGACTCCAGCATTGCTGCGGCATCCCAGTATACATGAACGGCGAACCGGACTTGGCGCGGGTTTTCGCCAAACACAACATTGAAACTTTCGAAGGCTACAATCTCGACTATATTGTTACCCCTTGCGCCACCTGTACGGAAGCCTGGAAACTGGAGTATCCCGAATTGTTCCCCGCTGACCCGGACATGAAAACCAAAGCCGAAAAATTGGCGAAAAAGACCTACGAAATCAGCGAGTTTCTCGTAGATGTAGTGAAATTCCGCCGTGACAATTTGGGTGAAGTCAAAGCTACCGTCACTATGCATGACCCGTGCCATATGGCGCGCGGCATTAAAGTGACCAGCCAGCCGCGGGAAGTCCTCAAAGCCATTCCTGGCCTGACATTCGTCGAAATGAAAGAACCGGCCCGCTGCTGCGGCGCCGGCGGCTCATTCAGCCTGGCGCACTATGAATTGTCCCGGAAAATCAATGACCGCAAAGTCGCCGACATTGCCGCCACTGACGCTGATTTGGTTGCAACAAGCTGCGGCCTGTGCCGTATGCATATCATTGACGGCCTGGTCCAGAATAACCTGCGGCAAGACGCCGTTCATACCGTCCAACTCCTCGATAAGGCTTACCAGGCCGGCCAAAAGGGCTAA
- a CDS encoding FAD-binding oxidoreductase, translating to MEREIINRLVQIVGAENVLTQKEELICYSYDATPGFSQLPDAIVMPGSTAEVSQVLALANGEKIPVYPRGSGTNLSAGAVPMKGGIVLLMTRMNKIIEIDAANLVAVAEPGIVVADLNREVEKLGLIYPPDPGTVATATLGGTVAENSGGLRGLKYGVSKHYVMGLEVVLADGRILNTGGKNVKDVAGYDLTKLMTGSEGTLGVITKIMVKLVPAPEAKKSILAIFDDLDNAGKAVASIIANRIIPATLEIMDNTTIRTVEDYAHIGLPTDAEAVLLIEVDGIPEVVEKDGTKVIEELKANKATEIIVAKDVAERDKIWAARRAALPALAKLRPTTFVEDATVPRSKVPDMIRAVSQIAIKYGVTIGTFGHAGDGNLHPTIVCDIRNQEEMERVYQAMDEIFTTALNLGGTLSGEHGIGLGKLKYMEKQFGPVGMAAMRAIKQALDPNGILNPGKLVGEG from the coding sequence ATGGAGAGGGAAATAATCAACCGGTTGGTACAAATCGTCGGGGCGGAAAATGTTCTGACGCAAAAGGAAGAGCTAATATGCTATTCCTATGACGCCACACCCGGCTTCAGCCAACTGCCCGATGCGATAGTTATGCCCGGCAGTACGGCCGAAGTTTCGCAAGTGCTTGCCCTGGCCAACGGCGAAAAAATCCCTGTCTACCCCCGCGGCTCGGGCACCAATCTCAGCGCCGGCGCTGTACCCATGAAGGGCGGCATCGTGCTGCTTATGACACGGATGAACAAAATTATTGAGATCGATGCCGCCAACCTGGTTGCCGTAGCCGAACCGGGGATTGTGGTGGCCGATTTGAACCGGGAAGTAGAAAAACTGGGTCTCATTTATCCTCCCGATCCGGGCACGGTAGCCACCGCAACCTTAGGCGGAACGGTGGCCGAAAACTCCGGCGGCCTGCGCGGCCTGAAATACGGCGTTTCCAAGCACTATGTCATGGGACTCGAGGTAGTGCTGGCCGATGGCCGTATCCTCAATACCGGCGGTAAAAATGTTAAAGACGTCGCCGGCTACGATCTGACCAAACTCATGACCGGCTCAGAAGGAACACTAGGGGTCATAACCAAAATCATGGTGAAACTCGTCCCTGCTCCGGAAGCGAAAAAAAGCATTCTCGCCATCTTTGACGACCTGGACAACGCCGGCAAGGCCGTCGCCAGCATCATCGCCAATAGGATTATCCCGGCGACGCTCGAAATCATGGACAACACCACCATCCGCACCGTGGAAGATTATGCCCATATAGGCCTGCCTACCGACGCCGAAGCCGTACTGCTCATTGAAGTAGACGGCATTCCGGAAGTAGTGGAAAAGGATGGGACAAAGGTCATCGAAGAACTAAAAGCCAACAAGGCAACTGAAATCATCGTGGCCAAAGATGTTGCCGAACGGGACAAAATTTGGGCGGCCCGCCGCGCCGCACTGCCGGCGTTGGCCAAACTGCGCCCGACCACCTTTGTCGAGGACGCTACGGTGCCGCGCAGCAAGGTTCCCGACATGATCCGCGCCGTCAGCCAAATCGCCATCAAGTATGGCGTAACCATCGGCACTTTTGGTCACGCCGGCGACGGCAACCTTCATCCGACCATTGTCTGCGATATTCGCAATCAGGAGGAAATGGAACGGGTATACCAAGCCATGGATGAAATCTTCACTACCGCCTTAAATCTTGGCGGCACCCTGAGCGGCGAGCACGGTATTGGCCTTGGCAAACTTAAATATATGGAAAAACAGTTTGGTCCGGTAGGAATGGCGGCTATGCGGGCTATCAAACAGGCCCTTGATCCCAACGGCATTCTCAATCCCGGAAAACTTGTTGGGGAGGGGTAA
- a CDS encoding sodium:solute symporter family protein: protein MSIQLSIVIGYIVLLFAISVYAKKKASSGSTDFLFASRKLNTALVAVNIAGLAVGAASTIGVAENAFQVGIAAGWYNAAWAAGAAVMGLVAASKYRDLNCTTVPELFERYYDEKGRIISVIGLITIQVVITSLQYLAGGAILSSLLPEVFTFKSGMITSAVVFIGITLIGGLWSSGLSNIVSVALIYLGVLVGTAMTITQQGGLAAIAAKLPAGTDWFGPVGGLGLATIAGWFVVMITQTITAQGPVQIACGAESAVAARRGFLWGALLIFPIGFLCALMGLAAKVAYPSVQATMALPKIIMSLGPVIAGTTLAALWAADVSTACTLLLGAGTLFAQDIYKRFINPSVDDRTYLLINRLTILGLGVVTLWMAFNAVGILKTLLIGLSLTTAFTLVFLCTIFMPWLCRRNSAFYTTLAGMAALLAWQFIPAIRIFAHPIYLEWLVCVITFLTVAVIDKQKIAHGGEEPAVGAEIRVNDIHG from the coding sequence ATGTCTATCCAGTTGTCTATTGTCATCGGCTATATTGTTCTATTATTTGCCATTAGCGTTTATGCCAAAAAGAAGGCTTCCTCCGGCAGCACTGATTTTCTGTTTGCCAGCCGAAAATTGAACACGGCCTTAGTGGCGGTAAATATTGCCGGCCTGGCTGTAGGCGCGGCTTCGACCATTGGCGTGGCGGAAAATGCTTTTCAGGTTGGTATTGCCGCCGGGTGGTACAATGCCGCTTGGGCAGCCGGTGCGGCGGTTATGGGGCTGGTAGCTGCCAGCAAATACCGCGACCTGAATTGTACTACGGTACCTGAATTATTCGAACGGTATTATGATGAAAAAGGTAGAATTATCAGTGTCATTGGCCTGATTACCATTCAAGTTGTAATTACATCGCTGCAGTATTTGGCGGGGGGCGCCATTCTTTCCTCGCTGCTTCCCGAAGTATTTACCTTTAAGAGCGGGATGATAACCAGTGCCGTGGTGTTTATCGGCATCACCTTAATTGGGGGTCTTTGGTCGTCTGGTCTGTCTAATATCGTTAGTGTTGCTTTGATTTATTTGGGCGTGCTGGTAGGCACTGCCATGACGATTACGCAACAAGGCGGGCTGGCCGCCATTGCTGCCAAACTGCCGGCAGGGACGGATTGGTTCGGCCCGGTTGGCGGTCTTGGGCTGGCAACCATTGCCGGCTGGTTTGTCGTTATGATTACGCAAACGATTACGGCGCAGGGGCCGGTGCAGATTGCTTGTGGCGCGGAATCGGCGGTGGCAGCCCGGCGAGGGTTTTTATGGGGGGCTTTACTGATTTTCCCGATTGGATTTTTGTGCGCCTTGATGGGCCTGGCGGCAAAAGTTGCCTATCCTTCCGTGCAGGCGACCATGGCTTTGCCCAAGATTATCATGAGCCTTGGTCCTGTTATCGCCGGTACGACATTAGCCGCATTATGGGCCGCCGACGTGTCGACGGCATGTACGCTTTTGCTTGGCGCCGGCACTTTATTTGCGCAGGATATATATAAGCGCTTTATCAACCCTTCCGTCGATGACAGGACATACCTTTTAATTAACCGCCTTACAATTTTGGGGCTTGGGGTCGTTACGCTGTGGATGGCTTTTAACGCCGTCGGCATCCTTAAGACGCTGTTAATTGGGCTAAGTCTAACGACGGCTTTTACCCTGGTATTTTTATGCACGATTTTTATGCCGTGGTTATGCCGGCGCAATTCGGCCTTTTATACTACGCTGGCGGGAATGGCCGCTCTGCTGGCGTGGCAATTTATACCCGCGATCCGGATTTTTGCCCATCCCATTTATTTGGAGTGGCTGGTCTGCGTTATTACCTTCCTAACTGTGGCGGTTATCGATAAGCAAAAAATCGCCCATGGTGGCGAAGAACCAGCCGTGGGTGCCGAGATAAGGGTGAATGACATTCATGGATAA
- a CDS encoding HutP family protein: MDNGLTSIDVGRAALRMALSETRQDEQEVRLALSRRGIQAVAVDFGGEFISSVKKIIERAVVAAQRQGVVAANHVGEGAVAGAARAALEQISGKAIGLNVGGKIGIARHGEHLCVAIYAGVGVLNLNEVAVGLAHRSLPLE, encoded by the coding sequence ATGGATAATGGTCTTACCAGCATTGACGTTGGCCGCGCCGCCCTGCGCATGGCCCTCAGCGAGACGCGTCAGGACGAGCAGGAAGTGAGACTAGCTCTGTCGCGCCGCGGTATTCAAGCCGTCGCGGTTGATTTTGGCGGCGAATTTATTTCGTCGGTGAAAAAAATTATTGAGCGGGCGGTGGTGGCTGCTCAACGCCAGGGCGTTGTTGCTGCTAACCATGTCGGCGAAGGAGCCGTCGCAGGGGCGGCCCGGGCGGCGCTTGAGCAAATTAGCGGCAAGGCCATCGGGCTCAATGTAGGGGGGAAAATCGGCATTGCCCGTCATGGCGAACATCTTTGCGTGGCCATTTACGCAGGGGTCGGCGTACTTAATCTGAATGAAGTCGCCGTCGGCCTTGCGCACCGGTCACTGCCGCTGGAATAA
- the lgt gene encoding prolipoprotein diacylglyceryl transferase: MHQYLFFIGDFPIRAYGLILSLSILLATATAYFLAKQDGRWHHHILDMGIYCGLAGLVGARLWDVFFFDWDYYKYHLWEIPFVWQGGMAIQGGVILGAIVGYIYTKRHNIDTWAFADIVAAPAVIMGQAIGRMANLLNGDAFGRPTGGNFGIIYPPTTLAYQVYGDQPLWPAEVWEGQIDVIIFVLLLLFRTTNHAKGQVFILYAVLYSTARFFLEFLRGDYGTLLFGLKSAQLTSLTVIIIGIALFIWCGLYGERINEPKKHGKQK, from the coding sequence ATGCATCAATACCTCTTTTTCATCGGCGATTTCCCAATCCGCGCTTACGGTCTTATCCTCAGTCTCAGTATTCTGCTCGCCACCGCGACGGCTTATTTTTTAGCTAAACAGGACGGCCGCTGGCACCATCACATCCTTGATATGGGGATTTACTGCGGTTTAGCCGGTCTTGTGGGTGCTCGGCTGTGGGATGTCTTCTTCTTTGATTGGGACTATTATAAATACCATCTTTGGGAAATCCCCTTTGTTTGGCAAGGCGGGATGGCCATTCAGGGCGGTGTTATCCTGGGCGCCATCGTCGGTTATATTTACACCAAACGGCATAATATCGACACCTGGGCTTTTGCCGACATCGTAGCCGCGCCGGCGGTTATCATGGGACAAGCCATCGGCCGGATGGCTAACCTGCTCAACGGCGACGCCTTTGGCCGCCCTACCGGCGGTAACTTTGGTATTATCTATCCCCCGACGACCTTGGCTTATCAGGTTTATGGCGACCAGCCGTTATGGCCGGCCGAAGTATGGGAGGGACAAATTGACGTCATTATTTTTGTCCTTCTGCTCCTTTTCCGTACCACCAATCATGCCAAAGGCCAGGTGTTTATCCTATATGCCGTTCTCTACTCCACTGCCCGCTTTTTCCTCGAATTTCTCCGCGGTGACTATGGCACGCTGCTCTTTGGCCTGAAATCGGCCCAGTTGACTAGCCTAACCGTTATCATCATCGGCATCGCCTTATTCATCTGGTGCGGTCTATACGGCGAACGCATCAATGAACCCAAAAAGCACGGAAAACAAAAGTAA
- a CDS encoding TlpA family protein disulfide reductase, whose translation MHKRFLIIALAVILAAVGLWHLAAVNNSKQDAVAETGVTVGTKLTPFTLPDLEGKSIALGKPGKVTVINFWATWCPPCRAEMPELDRFYQKYRQTVDFYAVNVQEPPGQVAEFLAKNQYSLPVITDKDGAVARMYRINAIPTTIVVDAHGVIRYRKSGGVTMAELEGVMKGLL comes from the coding sequence ATGCACAAGCGCTTTCTGATTATTGCCCTGGCCGTTATTCTGGCGGCGGTCGGACTGTGGCATCTGGCGGCAGTAAACAATTCAAAACAAGACGCTGTTGCCGAAACAGGGGTTACGGTAGGGACAAAGCTAACGCCGTTTACCCTTCCTGATCTGGAAGGCAAAAGTATTGCCCTCGGTAAACCCGGTAAGGTGACCGTAATTAATTTTTGGGCAACCTGGTGTCCGCCATGTCGGGCCGAAATGCCCGAACTGGACCGGTTTTATCAAAAATACCGGCAAACAGTGGATTTTTATGCGGTAAATGTGCAAGAGCCGCCTGGGCAAGTGGCGGAGTTTCTCGCCAAGAACCAATACAGTTTACCGGTAATCACCGATAAAGACGGCGCGGTAGCGAGAATGTATCGCATAAACGCCATCCCCACGACAATTGTCGTCGATGCCCATGGCGTTATCCGCTACCGTAAGTCGGGCGGTGTTACAATGGCCGAACTGGAAGGGGTCATGAAAGGATTATTATAA
- a CDS encoding cytochrome c biogenesis CcdA family protein: MAENSLTLLTAFAAGVVSFLSPCVLPLLPTYTAVLAGTGTQTGRISQWRFLMNAACFFSGFIIIFVAMGATASYFGQVFFKYQDIIRKVGAVFMILMGIHLAGFIRLPALYREYRPLLSGAFEGPLGAFILGIAFTAGWTPCTGPILASILIYAGASATVAQGAFLLFIYAIGFCLPFIVLALLFNRYLHKVRRLYQWLPAIQRAAGVILIIVGCFIYFDWLQKGLGFIWNLL, from the coding sequence TTGGCCGAAAATAGCCTTACTTTGCTTACGGCGTTTGCCGCAGGCGTCGTATCTTTTTTGTCACCCTGTGTGCTGCCCCTTTTGCCCACATATACGGCAGTCCTGGCCGGCACGGGCACACAGACCGGTCGCATTAGCCAATGGCGATTTTTAATGAACGCGGCGTGCTTTTTCAGCGGGTTTATTATTATTTTTGTCGCCATGGGGGCAACGGCATCCTATTTTGGGCAAGTGTTTTTCAAGTACCAGGATATAATCCGCAAGGTGGGCGCCGTGTTTATGATCCTGATGGGAATTCATTTGGCTGGATTTATCCGTCTGCCGGCCTTGTACCGCGAGTACCGACCGCTGCTTAGTGGCGCTTTTGAGGGGCCGTTGGGCGCGTTTATTTTAGGAATCGCCTTTACAGCCGGCTGGACACCCTGCACCGGCCCTATTCTCGCCTCTATTTTAATTTATGCAGGCGCTTCCGCCACGGTAGCTCAGGGCGCCTTCCTCCTTTTTATATACGCCATCGGTTTTTGCCTGCCGTTCATCGTCCTCGCGCTGCTATTCAACCGCTATTTACATAAAGTGCGTCGTTTGTACCAGTGGCTTCCGGCCATTCAGCGCGCAGCAGGCGTAATCCTTATTATTGTCGGCTGTTTTATCTATTTTGATTGGCTGCAAAAGGGCCTTGGTTTTATCTGGAATTTGCTTTAA
- a CDS encoding metal-sensitive transcriptional regulator, giving the protein MVNASIRTEVLNRLRNVKGHIAGIERMVEEEQSCSNILIQLSAIRSSIEKIGIFILENNAVECLLNNPDATPEDRQKIDQIVKQIITFLK; this is encoded by the coding sequence ATGGTGAATGCATCCATCCGCACTGAGGTCTTAAACCGGCTGCGCAACGTCAAAGGCCATATCGCCGGTATTGAACGCATGGTCGAGGAAGAGCAGTCGTGCAGCAATATTTTGATTCAGCTTTCTGCAATCCGTTCTTCCATCGAAAAAATCGGCATCTTTATCCTCGAAAACAATGCTGTCGAGTGTTTGCTCAACAACCCTGACGCCACTCCGGAAGACCGGCAGAAAATTGACCAAATTGTCAAACAAATAATTACCTTCTTAAAGTAG
- a CDS encoding OsmC family protein, translated as MKVNVVWKGQRKFAATGESGHSVLMDASIEAGGEGKGVKPTEMVLMGVAGCSGIDIVMILEKMREKVSRFAIEVDGERADTEPKRFTTIKVTYKLEGEMRPANVEKAIRLSLDKYCSVSNSMNARFAFAYEVNGIRYPETGFMA; from the coding sequence GTGAAGGTCAATGTTGTTTGGAAAGGTCAACGAAAGTTTGCGGCCACTGGTGAGTCGGGCCATAGTGTTCTCATGGATGCCAGTATCGAGGCCGGCGGTGAAGGCAAAGGCGTTAAACCGACGGAAATGGTGCTAATGGGTGTAGCCGGTTGCAGCGGCATTGATATTGTCATGATTTTAGAAAAGATGCGGGAAAAAGTCAGTCGTTTCGCGATTGAGGTGGACGGAGAGCGGGCAGACACTGAACCTAAGCGTTTTACCACGATCAAAGTGACTTATAAGCTGGAAGGCGAGATGCGGCCGGCCAATGTCGAAAAGGCGATTCGCCTCAGTCTTGATAAGTATTGTTCTGTTTCCAACAGTATGAATGCCCGCTTTGCGTTTGCCTACGAAGTAAACGGTATACGCTATCCCGAAACAGGCTTTATGGCTTAA
- a CDS encoding HD-GYP domain-containing protein, translated as MLMRLHRPLLIFVVIFAVAQVLHVIMAVTAGDTISSTSYLLHTGALLIITLYVVHTQSELGLTKEKVAVYRELWARLPFAALITKQGQPELVNDSFTKLISPDGDDAVKCHNSNLLCPFTECLVEKALAMRETQVKEERLDDAKGGSKFVRRYAIPAVLGKQCHYAAEIILNLTPQSLMAANREQDYRQMLTILVNMFEMKDPYGQGHSQTVCNLAQELGTALNLSPEEMEVLATAAILHDIGKIVIPANILSKMEPLTEDDYVIIRRHPIVSADIVEGIAAFQAAAPIIRHHHERYDGQGYPDGLCGEEIPLGSRILAVVDAFDAMTVGRTYRGKADVNTAIDNIIREKGRQFDPVVVDAFTVLVKTGRAQK; from the coding sequence ATGCTAATGCGGCTGCATCGTCCCCTCCTAATTTTTGTCGTTATCTTCGCGGTGGCCCAAGTTCTCCATGTTATCATGGCTGTTACCGCCGGCGATACTATTAGTTCCACCAGTTATCTCTTACACACCGGCGCTTTGTTAATTATTACTCTTTATGTCGTGCATACGCAGAGCGAACTGGGGCTGACAAAGGAAAAAGTCGCAGTCTACCGGGAGCTGTGGGCGCGGTTGCCGTTTGCTGCTCTGATCACTAAACAAGGACAACCCGAATTGGTGAACGACAGCTTTACTAAGCTTATTTCGCCTGACGGCGATGATGCGGTGAAGTGCCACAATTCGAACTTGTTGTGTCCATTTACGGAATGTCTTGTCGAGAAAGCTTTGGCTATGAGAGAAACGCAGGTAAAGGAAGAGCGGCTTGATGATGCCAAAGGTGGCAGCAAGTTTGTCCGGCGCTACGCCATTCCTGCCGTTTTGGGCAAACAGTGTCACTATGCCGCGGAGATTATTCTTAATTTGACGCCGCAAAGCCTGATGGCTGCCAACCGGGAGCAAGACTATCGCCAGATGCTTACAATCTTAGTGAATATGTTTGAAATGAAGGATCCCTACGGCCAGGGACATTCGCAAACAGTCTGCAACCTGGCGCAGGAGCTGGGGACGGCTCTTAACTTATCGCCGGAAGAAATGGAAGTGCTGGCCACGGCGGCAATTCTCCACGATATCGGCAAGATCGTCATTCCCGCCAATATCCTTAGCAAAATGGAACCCCTGACCGAGGATGACTATGTGATCATCCGCCGTCATCCTATTGTCAGCGCCGATATTGTGGAGGGTATCGCCGCTTTTCAGGCAGCGGCGCCCATTATTCGCCATCACCACGAGCGTTATGATGGCCAGGGCTATCCGGACGGTCTGTGCGGCGAGGAAATTCCGCTTGGCTCCCGTATCCTGGCGGTAGTAGACGCTTTTGACGCCATGACGGTGGGACGGACTTACCGGGGAAAAGCAGATGTGAATACAGCCATCGATAATATTATCCGCGAAAAGGGCCGACAGTTTGATCCGGTTGTGGTGGATGCATTTACGGTCTTGGTCAAAACCGGGCGGGCCCAAAAATAA